From Anticarsia gemmatalis isolate Benzon Research Colony breed Stoneville strain chromosome 3, ilAntGemm2 primary, whole genome shotgun sequence, one genomic window encodes:
- the jub gene encoding LIM domain-containing protein jub, with translation MDSSRRNNTDEQRCIIGLQDLKISNKVEDVTEQAHGAVTSNTSSLAKTRPVGAIESFVLDNSQNNRQDYSFYERSNVIAASKFATPKRVETIASINKRDINTAALPSSPTRSIDSISQRSLSYQTDDLYEIPAIPNAQYPPPVYENIDYYGEQRSPQPPYYHQLYQQAPPPPVSDGYYDTRYSKAQPQVPVNSKNKLSPLVYENMLCSDNDKKSEFKPQTNHDQRFIQQGSVPGPQVPNTSVSRNMSQMLTSEKIKVDKAPPPPPYNTSQDNPSSDYTIMKSAPPKYTDVSALLNNDNTISFDDKIVTIPSTAIYASIAPSAQRPKANIATEVQTATASPKFFHPKPNISNSIGKDKPMVNGGYTAKPVTVNRMQIVEDTNGSDYVCMTGGSPAAAVAAASRDNVSITSDSIGSRNLVSGLTSLCSPAQSPAPSPTPSSVSQVSGGSRGSGGRGKSLLPYSITPPRPPGPSEAQRKIEELTRQLEEEMERQDEEGEYFGICHTCGAGVTGAGQACQAMGNLYHTNCFICCSCGRALRGKAFYNVHGKVYCEEDYLYSGFQQTAEKCAICGHLIMEMILQAMGKSYHPGCFRCCVCNECLDGVPFTVDVDNKIYCVNDYHRMFAPKCASCGKGITPVEGTDETVRVVSMDRDFHVDCYMCCVCGMQLTDEPDKRCYPLAGKLMCRACHLATIGAASGPGLSPAPHLSPASYQYMG, from the exons atggatTCTTCAAGAAGAAATAACACAGACGAACAACGGTGTATAATTGGGCTGCAAGATTTGAAAATCTCCAACAAAGTTGAAGATGTTACTGAGCAAGCGCACGGCGCTGTAACATCGAATACAAGTTCTCTCGCCAAAACTCGTCCGGTAGGCGCAATAGAGAGCTTTGTACTGGATAATAGCCAAAACAATCGTCAGGATTACAGTTTTTATGAGCGATCTAATGTCATAGCTGCTTCAAAGTTTGCGACACCTAAGCGGGTAGAAACTATTGCGTCGATCAATAAACGCGATATAAACACTGCAGCTTTGCCCTCGAGCCCTACGCGCTCCATTGATTCCATATCGCAAAGGTCACTCAGCTATCAAACAGACGACTTGTACGAGATCCCAGCAATTCCTAATGCACAATATCCGCCCCCAGTATATGAAAACATAGATTATTACGGAGAACAACGCTCACCGCAGCCGCCATACTACCACCAGCTGTACCAGCAGGCGCCGCCACCCCCTGTGTCCGACGGATACTACGACACACGTTACAGTAAAGCTCAACCACAAGTGCCAGTTAATTCCAAGAATAAACTTAGTCCCTTAGTGTATGAAAACATGTTGTGTTCAGATAATGATAAGAAAAGTGAATTTAAGCCCCAAACAAACCATGACCAGAGATTTATACAACAAGGCTCAGTTCCAGGTCCACAAGTCCCTAATACTAGTGTGTCCAGGAACATGTCACAAATGTTAACCAGTGAGAAAATTAAAGTAGACAAAGCTCCACCTCCACCACCTTACAATACTTCGCAGGACAACCCCAGTAGTGACTACACAATCATGAAGTCTGCTCCCCCAAAATACACAGATGTCAGTGCACTTCTAAACAATGATAACACTATTAGTtttgatgataaaattgtcACTATACCTTCCACTGCAATATATGCATCAATAGCACCCAGTGCTCAGAGACCTAAAGCAAACATTGCCACTGAGGTACAGACAGCTACAGCAAGTCCTAAGTTTTTCCACCCTAAACCTAACATTTCCAACAGCATTGGCAAAGATAAACCTATGGTTAATGGAGGATACACTGCCAAACCTGTGACAGTTAATAGAATGCAAATAGTTGAAGATACAAATGGATCAGATTATGTGTGCATGACAGGAGGGTCTCCAGCAGCTGCTGTGGCTGCAGCTAGCCGAGACAATGTGTCTATTACTTCGGACTCAATTGGCTCAAGAAATTTAGTATCTGGTCTGACATCTTTATGTTCTCCTGCTCAGTCTCCAGCACCTAGTCCTACTCCCAGTTCTGTGTCTCAAGTATCAGGGGGCTCTAGGGGCTCCGGTGGTAGAGGCAAGAGTCTACTGCCATACAGTATTACTCCACCGCGCCCTCCAGGCCCCAGTGAAGCTCAGAGGAAAATAGAAGAGCTCACAAGGCAGCTTGAAGAGGAAATGGAAAGACAAGATGAGGAGGGTGAATATTTTG GCATTTGTCACACATGCGGTGCAGGTGTGACTGGTGCAGGCCAGGCTTGTCAGGCAATGGGCAATCTTTATCACACCAACTGTTTTATCTGTTGCTCATGTGGACGTGCACTAAGAGGCAAAGCTTTCTACAATGTGCATGGAAAAGTCTACTGTGAAGAAGACTACTTG tactcAGGATTCCAACAAACAGCTGAAAAGTGTGCAATATGTGGACACCTTATTATGGAAATG ATTTTGCAAGCTATGGGCAAGTCTTATCATCCAGGTTGCTTCCGCTGTTGTGTGTGTAATGAATGTCTGGATGGAGTGCCCTTTACAGTGGATGTTGATAACAAGATATATTGTGTCAATGACTATCATCGTATGTTTGCACCTAAGTGTGCTAGCTGTGGAAAAG GTATAACGCCTGTTGAAGGAACAGATGAAACAGTCAGAGTTGTCTCTATGGACCGGGACTTCCATGTAGACTGTTACATGTGCTGTGTGTGCGGGATGCAACTGACTGATGAGCCTGACAAGCGCTGTTACCCCCTAGCTG GA